In Streptomyces hawaiiensis, one genomic interval encodes:
- a CDS encoding NAD(P)/FAD-dependent oxidoreductase gives MSRRAVVIGAGLAGMLAAAALSAVADEVVVLDRDDLPEGPEHRKGLPQGRHAHLLMAGGLAPMEDLVPGVSMRKHLLAAGAHEISLGSGMVALTPEGWLRRWRHPGPSMLTCTRALLDWAVRGAVLDNTGVVIRTARVLELTGSRQRVTGVRLSTAAGEEDLAADFVVDASGRGSRIVHWLARLGVDDVREKTVDAGLVNATRLYRTPEGAGRFPLTMVQADPYQGRPGRSGMVLPIEGDRWMVSLAGTRGGGEPPSDPDAFLRYTLDLPDPIVGRLISGGEPLTEVHVSRSTSNHRRYLEKVRSWPERLVVLGDALATFNPAYGQGMSVAALGARELDRELRRSGLGELGLARRVQRRAARPVEAAWTMAVSQDVWYPGTRGGSPGVADRLVTAYTRRMIRTATGSYPAASALWDVMSMTTGPTRLLRPSTVLATLSGPPLPAAVGAPLTEEERTVLRRLDRTGR, from the coding sequence ATGTCGCGTAGAGCAGTCGTCATCGGTGCGGGTCTGGCCGGCATGCTGGCCGCGGCGGCCCTGTCCGCCGTCGCGGACGAGGTGGTCGTACTCGACCGCGACGATCTGCCCGAGGGGCCGGAGCACCGCAAGGGCCTGCCCCAGGGACGTCACGCGCATCTCCTCATGGCCGGCGGACTGGCCCCCATGGAGGACCTGGTGCCGGGTGTGAGCATGCGCAAGCACCTGCTCGCCGCCGGGGCGCACGAGATATCGCTCGGCTCGGGCATGGTCGCCCTCACGCCCGAGGGCTGGCTCCGGCGCTGGCGTCACCCCGGCCCGAGCATGCTGACCTGCACCCGGGCCCTGCTCGACTGGGCGGTGCGGGGCGCCGTGCTGGACAACACCGGGGTGGTGATCCGCACGGCGCGGGTGCTGGAGCTGACGGGGTCGCGGCAGCGTGTGACCGGGGTCCGCCTCTCGACCGCCGCCGGGGAGGAGGACCTCGCCGCTGACTTCGTGGTGGACGCGAGCGGACGTGGCTCTCGGATCGTGCACTGGCTGGCGCGGCTGGGCGTCGACGACGTGCGCGAGAAGACGGTGGACGCCGGCCTGGTGAACGCCACCCGTCTCTACCGGACTCCCGAAGGGGCAGGGCGTTTCCCCCTGACCATGGTGCAGGCCGATCCGTACCAGGGACGGCCCGGCCGCAGCGGCATGGTGCTGCCGATCGAGGGGGACCGCTGGATGGTCAGCCTCGCCGGCACGCGGGGCGGCGGCGAACCGCCGTCCGACCCGGACGCGTTCCTCCGGTACACCCTGGACCTGCCCGACCCCATCGTGGGCCGGCTGATCTCCGGCGGGGAGCCGCTCACCGAGGTCCACGTCAGCCGCAGCACCAGCAATCACCGCCGGTACCTGGAGAAGGTCCGTTCCTGGCCCGAGCGCCTCGTGGTCCTCGGTGACGCGCTGGCCACGTTCAACCCCGCCTACGGACAAGGCATGTCGGTGGCCGCGCTGGGCGCCCGGGAGCTGGACCGCGAGCTGCGGCGGTCCGGGCTCGGCGAGCTTGGGCTCGCCCGGCGTGTGCAGCGGCGGGCGGCCAGGCCGGTGGAGGCCGCGTGGACGATGGCGGTGAGCCAGGACGTCTGGTACCCCGGGACGCGCGGGGGCTCGCCCGGGGTCGCCGACCGTCTGGTCACCGCCTACACCCGCCGCATGATCCGCACGGCGACCGGCTCGTACCCGGCGGCGTCGGCGCTCTGGGACGTGATGAGCATGACGACGGGGCCGACGCGGCTGCTCCGGCCCTCGACCGTCCTGGCGACGCTGAGCGGGCCGCCGTTGCCGGCGGCGGTGGGGGCGCCGCTGACGGAGGAGGAGCGGACGGTCCTGCGGCGGCTGGACCGGACGGGACGCTGA
- a CDS encoding IclR family transcriptional regulator, with product MGRLVPAVTRALDILELFLDGDGTLSAPDIVRKLQLPRTTVHELVTTLAARKYIVPMAGQPGRYRLGVRPYQLGARYSEQLDLAAEGQQVARSVAETCDETVHVAILEDTDVIYIAKVDSTHAVRMVSAAGRRLPAHCTSVGKMLLASLPEPELTARIPDSAQLIAMTPNSITDPGALREALAEIRERGLAVENRESNPDVSCVAAPVRDRTGQVVAALSISVPMIRWSEERRTELEQLAVKGAAELSEHLGHRSLA from the coding sequence GTGGGACGTCTCGTACCAGCCGTGACCCGGGCTCTCGACATTCTCGAGCTCTTTCTCGACGGGGACGGCACGCTCTCCGCCCCCGACATCGTGCGCAAGCTCCAGCTGCCGCGCACCACCGTGCACGAACTGGTGACCACGCTCGCCGCCCGGAAGTACATCGTTCCGATGGCCGGTCAGCCCGGACGCTACCGGCTCGGCGTACGCCCGTACCAGCTCGGTGCCCGTTACTCCGAGCAGCTCGACCTCGCGGCCGAGGGGCAGCAGGTCGCCCGGTCCGTCGCCGAGACCTGCGACGAGACCGTGCACGTGGCGATCCTCGAGGACACGGACGTCATCTACATCGCCAAGGTCGACTCCACGCACGCGGTGCGGATGGTGTCGGCGGCCGGCCGCAGGCTGCCCGCGCACTGCACCTCCGTCGGCAAGATGCTGCTTGCCTCCCTTCCCGAGCCGGAGCTCACCGCGCGCATCCCCGACAGCGCCCAGCTGATCGCGATGACCCCCAACAGCATCACCGACCCGGGCGCCCTGCGCGAGGCCCTGGCCGAGATCCGTGAGCGGGGCCTCGCCGTGGAGAACCGCGAGTCCAACCCGGACGTGTCCTGCGTGGCCGCACCGGTCCGCGACCGCACCGGGCAGGTCGTCGCCGCCCTGTCGATCTCCGTGCCCATGATCCGCTGGAGCGAGGAGCGCCGCACCGAGCTGGAGCAGCTCGCCGTCAAGGGCGCCGCCGAACTGTCCGAGCACCTCGGTCACCGGAGCCTGGCATGA
- a CDS encoding SMP-30/gluconolactonase/LRE family protein codes for MTRPYEVAVRAEAELGEGPTWDAAAGRLLWIDILGSRLHTYDPATGRRGVRRTEQHIGAVKPRAGGGVVLNLRDGVGLLDPDDSFRWLHHEPVPGRRANDAAVAPDGALWAGTMRYDEAPGGGTLSRVTGDGTVDVVLDDVAVSNGTGWSPDGRLMYYIDSPTRRVDVFDYADGRISGRRTLAAIEEGAGFPDGLTVDAEGCVWVALWQGSAVRRYTPDGELDRVIELPVPLVTACAFGGAGLTDLYVTTARVGLTEPPALAGSLFVVPGAGKGLAHPPFAG; via the coding sequence ATGACGAGGCCGTACGAGGTCGCGGTGCGGGCCGAGGCCGAACTCGGCGAGGGGCCCACCTGGGACGCGGCGGCCGGCCGGCTGCTGTGGATCGACATCCTCGGCTCCCGCCTGCACACGTACGACCCGGCCACCGGGCGTCGCGGCGTGCGCCGCACGGAACAGCACATCGGCGCCGTCAAGCCGCGTGCCGGGGGCGGAGTGGTGCTGAACCTGCGCGACGGCGTCGGTCTCCTCGACCCCGACGACAGCTTCCGCTGGCTCCACCACGAGCCGGTCCCCGGCCGCCGCGCCAACGACGCCGCCGTCGCGCCCGACGGCGCGCTGTGGGCGGGCACGATGCGCTACGACGAGGCGCCGGGGGGCGGCACGCTGTCCCGCGTCACCGGGGACGGCACGGTCGATGTCGTGCTCGACGACGTGGCCGTCAGCAACGGCACGGGGTGGAGCCCCGACGGACGGCTGATGTACTACATCGACTCGCCGACCCGGCGGGTCGACGTCTTCGACTACGCGGACGGGCGGATCTCCGGGCGGCGCACCCTCGCCGCGATCGAGGAGGGCGCGGGCTTCCCGGACGGGCTGACCGTGGACGCCGAGGGGTGCGTGTGGGTCGCCCTGTGGCAGGGGTCGGCGGTGCGGCGGTACACACCCGACGGTGAGCTGGACCGGGTGATCGAGCTGCCGGTGCCGCTGGTGACCGCTTGTGCGTTCGGCGGGGCCGGCCTGACCGACCTGTACGTGACGACCGCTCGGGTGGGGCTGACCGAACCGCCCGCGCTGGCGGGGTCCCTTTTCGTGGTGCCGGGGGCGGGGAAGGGACTGGCGCACCCGCCGTTCGCAGGCTGA